The Leptospira sp. WS60.C2 genome includes the window TTATTTTGGAAATAAACAACTCGTTTCGAATTATATCCCTAAACCTGGAAACCCACCCATGGCTTGCATTTGTTTTGCAGCACCCGCTTGTGCATCCTGGAGCGCTTTCGTGTAAGCTTCTTGGATCGAACGTTCGAGAAGATTTTTATCCTTTTTTTCCAAAAGTTCATCTTCAATTTGAATGGATTTCATTTGAAATTTCCCATCCAACGTAACCGAAAGAAGTTTATTTTTTGAAATTCCCACGAAATTGAGACCAGCAAGTTCCTTTTCCATGGTTTTCACTTGCGAGCGCATTTTTTTCATCTGTTTGAGCATATCAAACTTGTTTCCACCTGCTCCACCGAACATAATCACCTCTTTTCCATTTCAGGATTTTTTTTCTAACAAAGAACGCAAATATAAAACGGCCGGTGTCGATACTAAGACTATGATCCATCCAAATTCAAACTACAAACGAATCTGGGATCTATTTGTATTTTGTTGCATAACGTATTTCGCAATTGAAGTTCCAATTCGCCTCGTATTCCATCATAAATTGTCGTCTGGTGTTACGCCTTTTGAGCGCTTCATCCAAATCATTTTTGGAATCGACCTTATTTTAAATTTCTTTACTGCCATCATCAAGGATAGACTGCTCATCCAAAATCGAAAAATCATTGCCAAATCTTATCTCAAAACCTGGTTTCTCATCGATTTTCTTTCCGCCTTTCCCTTTGATTTATTTGGTGGATTTTTCTTTGAATACTTTGGAGTCACCGATAGCCTAAAGATCCTCCGTTTGCTTCGATCAGTTCGTGTGTTTGAATTGTTTAAGTCCCTTCGAATGCTTGCACTTGGTGCCGACTCAGAGGATCGATTTAAGTTATTGGAAGTGATCAATCCAATGACATTTCGTCTGATATTTTTTATCTATTGGACGACACTCTTTGCTCATTGGGTTGCATGCGGGTGGATCCATTTGAGTCCAGAGTTTATCCCAGACAAAGACATGGTCACTCGTTACATTCGTGCCTTATATTGGTCAGTTACGACTCTCACAACCATTGGTTATGGGGACATAACTCCTACTACCAATCCTCAAACCATATACACAATGGGAGTGATGATTCTAGGTGTGGGTATTTATGGATATGTGATTGGAAATATCGCCACACTCTTATCTAATTTAGACATTTCGCGTGTTACGTTCCAAGAGAAGTTAAATACCATAAATTCTTTTATAAAGTATAAAAAATTACCACCACACCTTGCAAATCGTATTCGTTCCTATTATATCAATCTATGGGAAAACAAACATGGAATTGATGAAAAAGAAATTTGGGACCAACTCCCATCCGGAATTAAAATAGATGTCTCTATGTTCTTGCACAACCACCTAATTTCGGTTGTCCCATTTTTCAAACAGGCTCCAGAAGAATTAAAACGGGAAGTTGTATTAGAATTAAAACCTGCATATTATATGAAAGGTGATGTCATCTTTCGCGAAGGGGATGTTCCGCATAATATGTATTTTTTATCCAAAGGTCATGTGGAAGTGATCAAAGAAAAAACGGGCGAGTTACTTGCTACCTTAAATTCTGGATCCTTTTTTGGAGAGATGAGTCTCATTGATGACTCACTCAGAACTGCTACGATCAAAGCAGGTTCCTACTGCGATGTATACACTCTAAGTCGAGATGCATTTCAAGAAATCTTAAAACACCATCCAAGTTTTGCCACTCATATCCAACACATTGCATCAGAACGAAAACAACACCAAGCTAGTTTTACAATCCCTAAGGAACCAAATTCCAATTCGTAAAACTAAATTCGTAAATTCAAAATAGAATGTTCTGGGTCAACGAGGGCAATGGTTTCATCTGCCAATCGATCAAACGCATGCCATGCATTGGTATCTTTTTTCAAATGCTCCTGTTTTTCTGTTTTCACCTTGATCGATTCCGATTTTGGAATCTCTCCTAAGGTTGGAATTTCTTCAATGGCTTTTAATTTTTCTAAGAGGTCTCGGTGTTTTTTCCCAGGCCCAAACAGCGATGGAACAAAGGCGATTTTTTTCTTTTGGCTAAAAATTGTTTCTGTTTGAGAGATTTCATCCAAAAGTAAATTCACAGCACGAATCGTCCATTTACTCGGAGTCACAGGAATGAGGATCAGTTCTGAATTATAAATCGCAGTTGTCAGTTCATGTTTGGCAGAGCCAGGAGTATCGATCACAACAAATTGATATTCCCTCCGAATTTCCTCAAGGGAACGTTTGAATTGTAGACATAGGCTTGCCGAGTCTGGATTGTATTTTGTGAGTTTTGCCAAACTGAGAGTGGAAGGCAGAACATCAAAATGTTTTGTTTTACGAATGCAAGCCGAAATAGGTTTTAGCCCAAGTAAGACACTCATTACGTTTGTTTCATCCAAAACATTCAAATCCAAATCAGGCAGTGAAAAATCAGTCAAATCCCCTTGCATGTCCATGTCCACAACCAGTGTTTTACCCCGTCTTGCTAAGGCACATGCCAAATGGGCAGCTGTTGTGGATTTACCACTTCCCCCTTTGATGTTGGAAACTGAAATCACCTTCATGGGGTAAATAATTATCTGAATTCATCCATTGACCACTGATTTTTTTGGAATTTTCCTTGGAAAGGACTTCGACCTACTTAAATTGGTTCCTGTTATGGCATTCACGATTCGATTCCGAGTTTGGGACAAACAAGAGAAGGAATTTTCTCAAAAGGGTTTTAGTTTAACTTTAGATGGCAAATTACTAAAATTTGGTCAACCTATCTCGAATGAAGACAATTATATTGTTAATTGTTTCACTGGCTTAAAAGATAAATATGACAAAGATTTGTACGAAGAAGACATCATTGAACATACAGTGGCGAAGGGTGGGAATTTAACTCAACATACGGGCATTATACGATATAACAATGAACATGGGGCGTTTTATTTAGAAAATGGCCCTCCTCTCCTCCAATTGTTTTCCATTCGAAAAGTAGGAAACCCTTACGAAAATCCAATTCTATATGATTTATATCTAAAAAGTAAGTCTTGATTTTCTTTCGTTACCTACTTATCTGTTTAATCCTTTCTAGTTTTCCTCTAAACGCCTCGACAGTGTTGGAGGAATACTGGGATGCCATGCAAAAAACCAAAGACAAACTGGATTTAGATGATTTTAGTCCCAAACGATTTCGTTTTGGATTTTCGAATGGAGGTCCTGCTTTACTTCACAAAGAATCTTTGAATCATGAAGTATTTTGGTTTTGTCAAAAATACATTGCCAAATATCATTCCAACTATCCATACCCAAGACTAAAAGAAGACATTCGATCTCACCTAACAGATCTATATGGAGATATTTCACAAAATTTCTTAAGTGGAAGACCAAGTTTCACCTGTTTTACTGGATGGAAACAAGGAAGTTCTCTCTTAAAAATTCACTTTTTCTTAAACGAAGATGAATTTTTCCCCTTCCGATATGACTATTATAACTCAAATGGACAACTCTATCTGACAGAAGAAGACGAAACTAAAAACGGTAAAAAAGATAGTTTTACCTATTACCAAAGTTCAGGTTGCCCCAAGGAAATTACAAAAGATAAAAATGATTTTGGTGGTATGGATGAATGGTGGTATTTCCAAAACTGTAAATTGGTCAGAATCGAATATGATGCGAACGAAAATGGATTTAAAGAACGAATCTGTTATTATGAAAATGATAAAGAAACTCATTGTGAAGGTGTCGGTGAAAAAGAGGAACGAGAAGCCACGTTTTTAGAATCGCAAGAGAAATGGAAAGAGGCGCTTAAATTCTACCGGAAGTCTCTTTCGGAATACAAAAAAGAAGTTTCCAACGGAACACTACGCACCTGTTCTTTACTGAAAAAAATCGCGAATATAGAATACAATGAAAAAGATTTCGTATCATTTACAAAAACTCTTGATGAATTTTTTTCTTATCGGGTTTGTGAATCGGATTCTTTGGATGTTTTACTCTACAAATCTTATTATTATCTATATGTATTAAATGATTATACATCAGCGAAAGAAAGTTACAAAAAGACAGCAGAAATCTATCGAAAAACAAATGGAGAAATCAGCCCAGAAATCTCACTCAATCTAGCGTATGCCTATCTCATGTCTAATGAGCCTAAGGCTTGTTTAGCGAGTATGGAAAAATTGAATTTCAGAAGACTCATGCCGTATCCTCGATTTTTTTTGTTTTATTACCGAGGCTCGTGTGAACTCAGTCTTGGAAATTTTGAAGAAGCGTATACCAATCTCAAACGAGCACAAATCATAGGTGGGGAGAAAGTATTTTTACCCATTGTCTATTATAAATTGGCACGAGTATCGTATGCCACCAAACGAGAGAGTGAAGGAAAACTATGGGCCGAACAAGCCCTCTTCAATGATTTAGACCTTTTCCAAAAAATGGAAAAGGACCCCATCTTCTTACCATTTTTAGAATCTTCAAACGGCAAATCCTACCGAAGAAAATATTACTTGAATAAAGTACAAAAGCCATGAGAGTTTAGCTCCTACGGAGATAGATTTGATTCATGAAAAATTTTACGACACTGAATGATGTATTTTATTATGCCAAGAGAACCTACGGTTCCAGGGAAATGTTTTTTGCGAAAGACAATGCTAAAAATTTTAAAGGACGCACTTTTTCTGACATCTTTCACGAAGCTGAAAATTTAGCTTTATCCTTATTGCAATTGGGTCTGCAACCAGGAGATCGTATCGGTCTTATGGCAGATAACAGAACAGAATGGGCCATTGCTGACATCGCTACTTTGTTAAACGGAGCCGTCAATGTTCCAAGGGGATCTGACTCCACAGCGCAGGAAATTGAATACATTCTTAGCCACTCAGAAAGCAAATATTGTTTTGTAGAACATGAAAAACTATTGGATAGTTTGAAACCTATCTTTTCCAAAACAAAAGTAGAAAAAGTCATTATCCTTGATCCAAACTTTGTCTCCAATGATCCTTTTGTGATCAATATGGCAACCCTTGTAAAAGAAGGAGAAGGATTGCGAAAGAACCTACCTTCGCTGGAACTCAGATCCAAACAAGTAAAACCTGATGACCTCTTCACCATCATCTACACATCCGGTACTACAGGCATGCCAAAAGGGGTGATGTTATCCCACCAGAATATGGTTTACAATGTGGTCAAAGTACCACCAAGAGTGGGACTCAAATCCTCAGACAGAACACTTTCCATCCTTCCCGTTTGGCATATCTTTGAGAGGGCGATAGATTATGCAATCATCGCAGAAGGAGCTTCCATTGCTTACACAAACATTCGTGACCTACGCGACGATTTTCAAAAAATCAAACCAAGTTTTATGGCATCTGCTCCAAGACTATGGGAAAACCTATACCTCGGCATCAAACAGAAGTTAGAAAAAGCTCCCGAAAACAAAAAGAAACTTTTTGATTTCGCATATGACATCTGCAAAAAGTTCAAAGATGGACAAGACTATCTTGCTGGAAACAAACTACTGACAAAGGAAGAATCCCCTTTTGAACGAATGAAAAACACAACTCTATCGATTGGTTATGTGTTAAATTTGTTTTTACTTGCTAAAGTATTGGACGGACTTGTTTTTTCCAAGATTAGAGACGTACTCGGCGGCCAGCTAACAGGAACCATTTCTGGAGGAGGAGCTTTGCCTTCCCATGTGGATGAGTTTTTTAATGTGATTGGTATTCCTGTGTATGAAGGATATGGGATGACGGAATGTGCTCCGATCATTTCAGTCAGATCAGTGGGACACGTAGTACAAGGATCGGTTGGAAAATGGCCTGATGGAACTGCCGTAAGAGTTGTGAACGAGCAAGGAGAATCGGTTCCCAAAGGAAAAATGGGAGTCATCCACGTCAAAGGCCCACAAGTAATGAAAGGGTATTATAAAAACGAAGAAGCCACTAAAAAAGCCATCGTAGATGGTTGGATGAACACTGGCGACTTAGGTTTTATCTCTTTTAACGATACTCTATCGGTTAGAGGGCGTGTGAAAGATACCATTGTCCTACTGGGTGGTGAAAATGTGGAACCAGTCCCAATCGAAAACTTACTACTCGAAAATCCAATGATAAACCAAGTGATCGTCGTTGGACAAGACCAAAAGTCTTTAACAGCTCTGATTTGGCCCGACAAAGAACGAATGAAAGAAGCTGGATTACAATGGAAAGAAGGCGAAGATCTGAACCAAAACAAAGAGATAAGACAATACTATCAAAATATTGTAAAAAAACAAATCTCTTCGGAGAATGGATTCAAATCCTTTGAAAAATTGTCTGACTTCCGTTTTTTACCGAAAGCAATGGAAGTTGGTGATGAACTCACAAACCTCTTCAAGATGAAACGAAATGTCATCCATGACAAGTATCAGGACCTAATCAAATCTATGTATTAAAGTGATTTGATGATTTTTTCCACGACTTCCCCTAAATCTTTTGATAGATTGGGGAGGTTTTGGATCTCTTCTAACTCTCGCTTTGCGATCTTTGGGAGTTCCCCTTCTTGTTTCGATGCAGACGAAAATAGTTTTGTAAGTCCTGCTGCAATTTGAGGATTTAATCCATTTAACTCTTTGATTCGATCGGCTATCAGCTTGTAACCTGAACCAGTTACATCATGAAAGGATAGAGGATTACGAGCAAAACTAAAATACAAAGACCTTACCTTATTCGGATTCTTTTTATTAAACTTCTTGTGTTGTTCGAGAGTGATTACGTCATTTGCCCGGTTTCTTCCCGTTGCCACTTGAGCCGCAAACCACACATCAAGAACCAAAGAATCCTCTTTCCAGCGATCGTAAAAATGAGTGACTGCCGAATCCTTTTCTTTCGAATCCAATTCAATTAAATAACGAAGAGGAGCAATTTCTTCACTCATATGTTTTGCTTCCCTTTGTTGTGTTACTGCCAATCGTTCAAAATTCCGGCTTGGATCGTATAACAAATAATAAAGAGCTGCATTCTTTAACCGACGTTTTCCAATTTCTTCTTTCGTTTGGACAGGGATCGTTTTCCTGTTCTCTTCATACAAAATTTGAAATTCTTTTGTAAACGTCTTAGAAATTTCAGTGATGGCAAACTTTCGTAATGTTTCCAATTTCGGAAAATCGTAAAACTGTAAATGTTCGCTAATTTGAGTCAGTGAAGGAAATAGTAAGTAAAAACTGAAATAGGTTTTATCCCAATTCTTTTGAAAACTAAAACGGAGTGTCTCTAAAATATCAGAAAGTGTATCACTACTTGTTCCCTTTCTTATAGACTCATTGATCCACAAAAAAATCAAATTCTGGAAGGAAAAAAATCGTGAAACTCCATCTGGTTCCTGTTCGGCGAGAATTCTCATTTCCTCTTTTGTCATGGGAGCATCAAATAAAACAGGGCTTGATAAACCTCTAAAAAAGGAAACAATGGGTTCGCTTAAATTTCCGTCTTTGGTTTTCAAACGGATTTCATCCACAGCTCCTTCTTGAATTCGTTTCCCTTCGGCGATTAAATTTCCTTTGGCATCAAAAGCGGCATAGGAATTCACAAAAATTAAAGGGTATGGATCTGGTTTTGTATCTTGAATCGTAAAGACCCATTCTTTTTCCTTTGGATCGAAATGTTTCTTTATGTCTATCATCGGAGTTCCACTTCGATGATACCAATTGCGTAAATAGAGGATGGGTTTTCCATATGCTTCTTCCATCGAAGAAACAAATTCTTCAAACGTGACTCCCATTCCGTCGTAATGATTGAGATACAGTTCCAATCCTTTTTTAAAAGTTTCACGCCCAAGAATTTCAGAAACCAAACGAATCACTTCAGCCCCTTTTTCATAGACTGTGACAGTATAAAAATTATTCATTTCTGTATAGGATTTGGGAACAATCGGATGTGCCATGGGAC containing:
- a CDS encoding tetratricopeptide repeat protein, which gives rise to MQKTKDKLDLDDFSPKRFRFGFSNGGPALLHKESLNHEVFWFCQKYIAKYHSNYPYPRLKEDIRSHLTDLYGDISQNFLSGRPSFTCFTGWKQGSSLLKIHFFLNEDEFFPFRYDYYNSNGQLYLTEEDETKNGKKDSFTYYQSSGCPKEITKDKNDFGGMDEWWYFQNCKLVRIEYDANENGFKERICYYENDKETHCEGVGEKEEREATFLESQEKWKEALKFYRKSLSEYKKEVSNGTLRTCSLLKKIANIEYNEKDFVSFTKTLDEFFSYRVCESDSLDVLLYKSYYYLYVLNDYTSAKESYKKTAEIYRKTNGEISPEISLNLAYAYLMSNEPKACLASMEKLNFRRLMPYPRFFLFYYRGSCELSLGNFEEAYTNLKRAQIIGGEKVFLPIVYYKLARVSYATKRESEGKLWAEQALFNDLDLFQKMEKDPIFLPFLESSNGKSYRRKYYLNKVQKP
- a CDS encoding YopX family protein; this encodes MAFTIRFRVWDKQEKEFSQKGFSLTLDGKLLKFGQPISNEDNYIVNCFTGLKDKYDKDLYEEDIIEHTVAKGGNLTQHTGIIRYNNEHGAFYLENGPPLLQLFSIRKVGNPYENPILYDLYLKSKS
- the pepN gene encoding aminopeptidase N translates to MTSSSPSPVHTIEDYSPCLWVTPKVHLRFELDPHLTVVRAEYEVSFLGDTLSPLFLNGENLEFLSLRLNGTVVDPSEFEITPSGITIFNPPSREFQLTIENRICPSENTSLEGLYQSGSMLCTQNEPEGFRKIVYSIDRPDNMMRFFVTLAGDPKYFPVMLSNGNLIKEFGLSDGKKEVIWEDPFPKPTYLFALVAGDLVETNDHFTTKSGRRVELKIFVEKGNEEKVSFAFDSLKKAMKWDEDTFGLEYDLDLFMIVAVEDFNMGAMENKGLNLFNAKLVLADKKSATDETFESILAVIGHEYFHNWTGNRVTLRNWFNLTLKEGLTVFRDQWFTEDMTDPSVKRIKDILFLKEHQFPEDQGPMAHPIVPKSYTEMNNFYTVTVYEKGAEVIRLVSEILGRETFKKGLELYLNHYDGMGVTFEEFVSSMEEAYGKPILYLRNWYHRSGTPMIDIKKHFDPKEKEWVFTIQDTKPDPYPLIFVNSYAAFDAKGNLIAEGKRIQEGAVDEIRLKTKDGNLSEPIVSFFRGLSSPVLFDAPMTKEEMRILAEQEPDGVSRFFSFQNLIFLWINESIRKGTSSDTLSDILETLRFSFQKNWDKTYFSFYLLFPSLTQISEHLQFYDFPKLETLRKFAITEISKTFTKEFQILYEENRKTIPVQTKEEIGKRRLKNAALYYLLYDPSRNFERLAVTQQREAKHMSEEIAPLRYLIELDSKEKDSAVTHFYDRWKEDSLVLDVWFAAQVATGRNRANDVITLEQHKKFNKKNPNKVRSLYFSFARNPLSFHDVTGSGYKLIADRIKELNGLNPQIAAGLTKLFSSASKQEGELPKIAKRELEEIQNLPNLSKDLGEVVEKIIKSL
- a CDS encoding cyclic nucleotide-binding domain-containing protein, translating into MIHPNSNYKRIWDLFVFCCITYFAIEVPIRLVFHHKLSSGVTPFERFIQIIFGIDLILNFFTAIIKDRLLIQNRKIIAKSYLKTWFLIDFLSAFPFDLFGGFFFEYFGVTDSLKILRLLRSVRVFELFKSLRMLALGADSEDRFKLLEVINPMTFRLIFFIYWTTLFAHWVACGWIHLSPEFIPDKDMVTRYIRALYWSVTTLTTIGYGDITPTTNPQTIYTMGVMILGVGIYGYVIGNIATLLSNLDISRVTFQEKLNTINSFIKYKKLPPHLANRIRSYYINLWENKHGIDEKEIWDQLPSGIKIDVSMFLHNHLISVVPFFKQAPEELKREVVLELKPAYYMKGDVIFREGDVPHNMYFLSKGHVEVIKEKTGELLATLNSGSFFGEMSLIDDSLRTATIKAGSYCDVYTLSRDAFQEILKHHPSFATHIQHIASERKQHQASFTIPKEPNSNS
- a CDS encoding YbaB/EbfC family nucleoid-associated protein; this translates as MFGGAGGNKFDMLKQMKKMRSQVKTMEKELAGLNFVGISKNKLLSVTLDGKFQMKSIQIEDELLEKKDKNLLERSIQEAYTKALQDAQAGAAKQMQAMGGFPGLGI
- a CDS encoding long-chain fatty acid--CoA ligase, whose amino-acid sequence is MKNFTTLNDVFYYAKRTYGSREMFFAKDNAKNFKGRTFSDIFHEAENLALSLLQLGLQPGDRIGLMADNRTEWAIADIATLLNGAVNVPRGSDSTAQEIEYILSHSESKYCFVEHEKLLDSLKPIFSKTKVEKVIILDPNFVSNDPFVINMATLVKEGEGLRKNLPSLELRSKQVKPDDLFTIIYTSGTTGMPKGVMLSHQNMVYNVVKVPPRVGLKSSDRTLSILPVWHIFERAIDYAIIAEGASIAYTNIRDLRDDFQKIKPSFMASAPRLWENLYLGIKQKLEKAPENKKKLFDFAYDICKKFKDGQDYLAGNKLLTKEESPFERMKNTTLSIGYVLNLFLLAKVLDGLVFSKIRDVLGGQLTGTISGGGALPSHVDEFFNVIGIPVYEGYGMTECAPIISVRSVGHVVQGSVGKWPDGTAVRVVNEQGESVPKGKMGVIHVKGPQVMKGYYKNEEATKKAIVDGWMNTGDLGFISFNDTLSVRGRVKDTIVLLGGENVEPVPIENLLLENPMINQVIVVGQDQKSLTALIWPDKERMKEAGLQWKEGEDLNQNKEIRQYYQNIVKKQISSENGFKSFEKLSDFRFLPKAMEVGDELTNLFKMKRNVIHDKYQDLIKSMY
- a CDS encoding ParA family protein, yielding MKVISVSNIKGGSGKSTTAAHLACALARRGKTLVVDMDMQGDLTDFSLPDLDLNVLDETNVMSVLLGLKPISACIRKTKHFDVLPSTLSLAKLTKYNPDSASLCLQFKRSLEEIRREYQFVVIDTPGSAKHELTTAIYNSELILIPVTPSKWTIRAVNLLLDEISQTETIFSQKKKIAFVPSLFGPGKKHRDLLEKLKAIEEIPTLGEIPKSESIKVKTEKQEHLKKDTNAWHAFDRLADETIALVDPEHSILNLRI